A section of the Babylonia areolata isolate BAREFJ2019XMU chromosome 1, ASM4173473v1, whole genome shotgun sequence genome encodes:
- the LOC143288727 gene encoding uncharacterized protein LOC143288727, whose product MSLNKNELEYMRLYAQKCDHRNMAPVASFDLAAQLRANQGRGGRMFEKQKQRTDKYTVDDNPNQTPRSRQDFFPGPTTFATHPVPWKGSSGSSKARPFGRPSNMQLDVVNQNAGDTPRDQEDTEDNLSDAERLQKLYRILRYAPPEGLSQIQPLKAPKAVLKSTPRIPAVRGRDFNRNAKGWCTVDGGTGQTATPAPRPDHLPGLLAVNVDNVYYYYYDDPAALSPEAQHSVLQGGQKPRPKSWHPVSMEDTGLQDTGDYNPRPKAWQPEDEVDGSPQAFGDYNPRPAPWKSSEYEDVDLSPSPDVHFGDFNPRPKAWTSQNRKSKSQTRLGDYNPRPKAWQSSKRGHYHMQAKDDAQREMKFGDYNPRPKAWKSPEKHGVRGKVRYGDYNQRPKAWRSAPEDDSSSTTSSCSSEEYSDDEYSYDSTLYSSWSVPACDV is encoded by the exons ATGAGTCTTAACAAGAACGAGCTTGAATACATGAGGCTTTATGCCCAGAAGTGTGACCACCGCAACATGGCCCCTGTGGCCTCTTTCGACCTGGCTGCCCAGCTCCGCGCCAACCAGGGCCGTGGAGGCAGAATGTTCGAGAAACAAAAACAGCGAACCGACAAATACACTGTTGACGACAACCCCAACCAAACGCCAAGGTCCAGACAGGATTTCTTTCCAGGGCCTACAACTTTCGCAACGCACCCAGTCCCGTGGAAGGGGTCCTCAGGGTCATCTAAGGCCCGGCCCTTCGGACGACCCAGTAACATGCAACTCGATGTGGTGAACCAAAACGCAGGTGACACGCCCAGAGATCAGGAGGACACTGAAGACAACCTCTCTGACGCCGAACGCTTGCAGAAGTTGTACAGAATCCTGCGGTACGCGCCGCCAGAGGGTCTGTCGCAGATCCAGCCATTGAAGGCTCCCAAGGCTGTTCTGAAGTCCACGCCCCGTATCCCTGCAGTGAGGGGCCGCGACTTCAACCGTAACGCCAAGGGCTGGTGCACTGTTGATGGGGGTACTGGACAAacag caACTCCAGCGCCACGCCCAGACCATCTCCCAGGCTTGCTTGCCGTGAACGTGGACAacgtttactactactactatgatgacCCTGCAGCCCTCAGCCCTGAGGCCCAGCATTCAGTTTTGCAGGGTGGCCAAAAACCACGCCCCAAATCCTGGCACCCTGTCAGCATGGAGGACACGGGCCTCCAAGACACTGGCGATTACAATCCACGGCCCAAGGCCTGGCAGCCGGAAGACGAGGTAGACGGCAGTCCACAGGCCTTTGGTGATTACAATCCCAGGCCAGCGCCTTGGAAGTCCAGCGAATACGAAGACGTGGACCTCAGCCCCAGTCCTGACGTCCATTTCGGGGATTTCAACCCCCGTCCCAAAGCCTGGACATCCCAAAACCGTAAGTCCAAGAGTCAGACGCGTTTGGGTGACTACAACCCTCGACCCAAAGCCTGGCAGTCTTCGAAGAGGGGACATTACCACATGCAGGCGAAGGATGATGCTCAACGCGAGATGAAATTTGGGGACTACAACCCGCGCCCTAAGGCATGGAAATCGCCTGAGAAGCACGGTGTTCGAGGCAAGGTCCGATACGGAGACTACAACCAGCGGCCCAAAGCTTGGCGCTCTGCCCCAGAAGACGACAGTTCCTCAACCACCTCCAGCTGCAGCTCTGAGGAGTACAGTGACGATGAGTACAGCTATGACAGCACTCTCTACTCCTCCTGGAGTGTACCCGCTTGTGACGTGTGA